From a single Apium graveolens cultivar Ventura chromosome 2, ASM990537v1, whole genome shotgun sequence genomic region:
- the LOC141706598 gene encoding uncharacterized protein LOC141706598 isoform X2, with translation MKTADKVILLFDDSDGFAAAISDGLQPNPTSSIQTLKECLDLSLENYGIKEKVSGDFTHFVHSSGAYQVSILLLQKCEPPVLACAVNEAIVSIAGENSSSIPTLIIPFLLPEARLRLDDKISLKNINATLHGIQIGSDTDTIKALVNSTQKLPSSLQINDEALACSVQLARVMKIPTFLLVGRSGQNKSRKSYEEDLKLAELVGLSNAKQEVNSCTQKTSS, from the exons ATGAAGACCGCCGACAAAGTAATACTCCTCTTCGACGATTCCGACGGCTTCGCCGCCGCTATCTCCGACGGTCTCCAACCTAACCCTACCTCTTCTATTCAAACACT AAAGGAGTGTTTAGATCTGTCATTAGAGAATTACGGAATTAAAGAGAAAGTGTCTGGAGATTTTACGCATTTTGTTCATTCCAGTGGTGCTTATCAG GTATCCATATTGCTTCTGCAAAAATGTGAGCCTCCAGTTTTGGCATGTGCTGTCAATGAAGCTATTGTATCAATAGCTGGTGAAAATTCGTCAAGCATACCTACTCTTATTATTCCGTTCCTACTGCCAGAGGCAAGGCTTAGGCTGGATGACAAAATTTCATTGAAAAATATTAATGCTACGCTCCATGGTATACAGATTGGTTCAGATACAGATACTATTAAAGCTTTGGTCAACAGCACTCAGAAGCTACCATCTTCCTTGCAAATTAATGATGAGGCCTTGGCATGCTCTGTTCAGTTGGCTCGTGTAATGAAAATACCTACCTTCCTTCTCGTTGGACGAAGTGGTCAAAACAAATCACGTAAAAGCTATGAAGAGGATTTGAAG CTGGCCGAGCTGGTTGGCTTAAGTAACGCCAAGCAGGAAGTCAACAGCTGCACACAGAAAACCAGCTCTTGA
- the LOC141706598 gene encoding uncharacterized protein LOC141706598 isoform X1 yields MKTADKVILLFDDSDGFAAAISDGLQPNPTSSIQTLKECLDLSLENYGIKEKVSGDFTHFVHSSGAYQVSILLLQKCEPPVLACAVNEAIVSIAGENSSSIPTLIIPFLLPEARLRLDDKISLKNINATLHGIQIGSDTDTIKALVNSTQKLPSSLQINDEALACSVQLARVMKIPTFLLVGRSGQNKSRKSYEEDLKVLCGIGEVLASLSSLCFIREKIKWTPTKISRESVEPWRALYG; encoded by the exons ATGAAGACCGCCGACAAAGTAATACTCCTCTTCGACGATTCCGACGGCTTCGCCGCCGCTATCTCCGACGGTCTCCAACCTAACCCTACCTCTTCTATTCAAACACT AAAGGAGTGTTTAGATCTGTCATTAGAGAATTACGGAATTAAAGAGAAAGTGTCTGGAGATTTTACGCATTTTGTTCATTCCAGTGGTGCTTATCAG GTATCCATATTGCTTCTGCAAAAATGTGAGCCTCCAGTTTTGGCATGTGCTGTCAATGAAGCTATTGTATCAATAGCTGGTGAAAATTCGTCAAGCATACCTACTCTTATTATTCCGTTCCTACTGCCAGAGGCAAGGCTTAGGCTGGATGACAAAATTTCATTGAAAAATATTAATGCTACGCTCCATGGTATACAGATTGGTTCAGATACAGATACTATTAAAGCTTTGGTCAACAGCACTCAGAAGCTACCATCTTCCTTGCAAATTAATGATGAGGCCTTGGCATGCTCTGTTCAGTTGGCTCGTGTAATGAAAATACCTACCTTCCTTCTCGTTGGACGAAGTGGTCAAAACAAATCACGTAAAAGCTATGAAGAGGATTTGAAG GTACTTTGTGGGATAGGAGAGGTTTTAGCAAGTTTGTCATCCCTGTGCTTCATAAGAGAGAAGATAAAATGGACTCCCACTAAGATATCAAGAGAGAGTGTGGAGCCCTGGCGTGCCTTGTATGGTTAA
- the LOC141706599 gene encoding zinc finger protein CONSTANS-LIKE 10 — protein MGYLCDFCGEQRSMVYCRSDAACLCLSCDRSVHSANALSKRHSRTLVCERCNLQPAFVRCVEENLSLCQNCDWVAHGNLNSGSAHKTQAVNCYSGCPSADELSNIWSFLLDLPSVVDSTCEQGIGSMSIADKSQASFGTTTGSNNQQDQCIDASTLKHGDKSNLWKGSAVSKVDKKRADGNRQLESAKAAPPKMGFSGAKELNIREEDDYYEDFNMDELDLNIEKYEELFGVGHNDPQHLFNDDGIDSLFEMKGLGANSSCQDAYVEKSSIGLENIAQPTGSNAASADSIMSCKTEPNACFARQTSNLSFSGLTGDSSTGDYQDCGASPMLVMGEPPPWCTPETSLASSTRSSAVQRYKDKKKTRKFEKRVRYATRKARADVRKRVKGRFVKAGDAFDYDPLSQTRSF, from the exons ATGGGTTATCTGTGTGATTTCTGTGGGGAACAAAGATCAATGGTGTACTGTCGGTCTGATGCAGCCTGCTTATGTTTGTCGTGTGACCGCAGCGTGCATTCTGCAAATGCACTTTCGAAGCGCCATTCCAGGACACTTGTGTGTGAAAGATGCAACTTGCAGCCTGCATTTGTTAGATGTGTCGAGGAAAACTTATCTCTTTGTCAGAATTGTGATTGGGTGGCACATGGTAACTTAAATTCAGGCTCTGCACATAAGACACAAGCTGTCAACTGCTACTCTGGCTGCCCGTCTGCTGATGAACTCTCCAATATCTGGTCTTTTCTCTTGGATCTTCCTTCGGTTGTTGATTCAACTTGTGAACAGGGTATTGGTTCAATGAGCATTGCTGATAAAAGTCAAGCAAGCTTTGGAACTACTACGGGAAGCAACAATCAACAAGATCAATGTATTGATGCAAGTACCTTGAAACATGGAGATAAGTCAAACTTATGGAAAGGTTCTGCAGTGTCTAAAGTTGACAAGAAGAGAGCTGATGGAAACCGGCAACTTGAATCTGCAAAAGCTGCACCTCCAAAg ATGGGATTTTCTGGAGCGAAAGAGCTTAATATACGTGAAGAGGATGATTACTACGAGGACTTCAATATGGATGAGCTTGACCTGAATATTGAGAAATATGAAGAACTCTTTGGTGTTGGCCATAACGATCCCCAACATCTTTTCAACGATGATGGAATTGACAGTTTGTTTGAAATGAAAGGCCTTGGGGCCAATTCCAGCTGCCAGGATGCATATGTTGAG AAATCATCAATTGGATTGGAAAATATAGCACAGCCTACAGGCAGCAATGCTGCATCTGCTGATTCTATAATGAGCTGTAAGACTGAACCAAATGCTTGCTTTGCAAGGCAAACCTCCAATCTCTCATTTTCAGGTCTCACTGGAGACAGCAGCACTGGTGATTATCAAGACTGTGGGGCCTCTCCGATGCTTGTTATGGGAGAGCCACCGCCATGGTGTACTCCTGAAACTTCATTGGCTTCAAGTACCAGGAGTAGTGCTGTCCAGCGTTACAAGGATAAGAAGAAGACACGCAA ATTTGAGAAGAGAGTGAGGTATGCTACACGGAAGGCAAGAGCAGATGTGAGAAAGCGTGTGAAAGGCCGTTTTGTGAAGGCTGGTGATGCTTTTGATTATGATCCTTTGAGCCAAACTCGAAGTTTCTGA